In the Natrinema sp. CBA1119 genome, TCTATGTCACCTGCAGGTTTATACCGCCGACCCGCCGCGGCCCGGTGACACTGCCGGTGCACTCGCGGGACCACTTTCACCCCGGTACGGGAACCCTTATTCGCGGCGGCGATGAACGGCCGGTAATGGCAACGACGGACGAGGAGATCGCGTCTATCGAGCATCCGCTGCTCGAGCCCGAGTTCCTCGAGCGCCGACTCTATCAGCTGAAACTCGCGGGCACGGCCGCAAACTACCACACGCTCGTCTGTCTCCCGACGGGACTCGGGAAGACGACGGTCAGCTTGCTCGTGACGGCACGGCGACTCGAGGAGGTCGGCGGCAAGTCGCTGATGCTCGCGCCGACGAAACCACTCGTCCAGCAGCACGCGGATTTTTACCGGGAAGCGCTGCAGATACCGGATGAGGAAATCGTCGTCTTCACCGGCGACGTGAGTCCGGACGACCGCGCCGAGATGTGGGAGTCGGCGACGGTCGTCATGGCGACCCCGCAGGTGATCGAGAACGACCTCGTCGGGAGTCGAGTTTCGCTCGCGGACGTGACCCACATCACCTTCGACGAGTGCCACCGCGCGACCGGCGACTACGCCTACAACTACATCGCCGAGCGCTACCACGCCGACGCGAAGCGACCGCTTGTTACCGGAATGTCTGCTTCGCCCGGCGGCGACGAGGAGGCCATCCTCGAGGTCTGTGAGAACCTCGGGTTGGATGAAGTCGAGGTAATGACCGAGGAGGACGCCGACGTCGAGGAGTTCACCCACGACACCGAAGTCGAGTGGGAGCGCATCGACCTCCCCGAGGAAGTCCTCGAGATCCGGGACGCCCTGAACGAGGTCATCAAAGAACGTCTCGAGAAGCTCAAGGAACTGGGCGTCGCGAGTTCGACCCAGCCCGACCAGTCCCAGAAGGACCTGAATCGGATGCGAGCGGAGTTACAGGAACTGATCAACAACGACCAGTCGGAGGGGTTCGAGGGGATGTCGGTTCATGCGGAAGTGATGAAGCTCCGGCAGGCCGTCACCCTCGTGGAGACCCAGAGCGTCGAGGCCCTCTGTCGGTATTTCGATCGCCAGCGCAATCAGGCGCGGTCGTCCGGCGCGTCGAAGGCGAGCCAGCGAATGGTCTCGGACCCGCGTGTACGCGAGGCCATGCGCAAGGCCGAGAGCTTCGACGAGATCCACCCCAAGTACAGCAAGACTCGCATGCTGCTCGCCGAGACGCTGGGGCTCGAGGGCGGCGAGCGGGTGATCGTCTTCACCGAGTCCCGCGACACGGCGGAGGCGCTCACCGAGTTCCTGTGCGAGAGCTTCGACGCGAAGCGGTTCGTCGGACAGGGCGATCGCGAGGGCTCCGACGGGATGACCCAGAAACAACAACAGGAAGTACTGGACGAGTTCCGGGCGGGCGAGTTCGAGGTACTCGTCTCCACCTCGGTCGCCGAGGAGGGGCTGGACGTCCCGGAGGTCGACCTCGTGCTCTTCTACGAACCCGTCCCGACCGCGATCCGGTCGATTCAGCGGAAGGGGCGGACCGGTCGCCAGTCCGAGGGCCGCGTCGTCGTCCTCATGGCCGAGGACACCCGCGACGAGGCCTACTTCTGGATCTCCCGGCGCCGCGAGAAGGAGATGGAGTCCGAACTCCGCGACCTCAAGGGGATGGCCGACGACCTCGCGGACGAACTCGACGACTCCCAGCAATCGCTGGCCGATTTCGAGGCGTCCGGCGAGAGCGAAGCGAAAGTGGACGAATGCGTCGCTGACCCCGACGCAGTCGGTGGGTCTTCCAGCGGAAGCGAGGGGGTTGCGGGACAGCCCGGATTGCAGGAGTTCGGGCCCGAGAACTCGGAAGCGAGTAGCGATGACGATGACGGAGACGACTCCGAGGGCGAGGTCGAAACCCACGAACCGCACGCCGAGGGCGAGACGGTCGCGGTCGTCGCCGACCAGCGCGAGATGGACGCGAACATCGCCCGCGATCTCTCGCGACGCGAGGAGTACGAGATCAGCCTCGAGACGCTTTCCGTCGGCGACTACGTCCTGTCGGATCGCGTCGTCGTCGAGCGCAAGTCCGTCGCTGATTTCGTCGACTCCCTGGTCGGGGGTGACAGATCCGTCTTCGAGCAGGTCGGCGCGATGGCTCGCCACTACTCGCGGCCGATCGTCGTCGTCGAGGGCGAGGGGCTGTACGAACAGCGGGACGTCCACCCGAACGCGATCAGGGGGGCGCTCTCGAGTCTCGCCGTCGACTTCGGTGCGAGCGTGTTGCGGACCGAAAGCGAAGACGACACGACCGAACTGCTGGCAGTGATCGCCGGCCGGGAACAGTCGACCGCCGACCGGGAGGTGTCGGTCCACGGCGAGAAGGGGACCAAGACCCTGAGCGAGCAACAGGAGTACGTCGTCGCCTCGATCGCCGAGATCGGTCCCGTCACTGCACGGTCGCTGCTCGAGGAGTTCGGCACGGTCGAAGGTGTGATGATCGCGACGGAAGACGAGTTACAGGCGGCCGACGGCGTCGGGCGGGTAACCGCCGAGCGGATTCGGGAGGTTATCGGCAGCGACTACACTGGCTGAGTCCGACTCGGCCCGCGGCTCAGTCGCTTGCTTCGGAGGTGATCCCGTCCTCGCTCTCGTCGCCGATGGGAGCGGGGCCCGGTCTCCCCTCCGCGCGGGTGACGATCCAGTCGGCGATCCAGACGGCTCCGACGCCGAGGACGATGCCCGCGAGGACGTCGATCGCCCAGTGGATCCCGAGGTACATCGTCGAGAAGACGACGCACGCGGTCACGAACGACGCGATCGGAAACCACCGCGGGTATTCGCTGCGCGACCGCCAGGCGAACACCAAGACGACAACTGCCAGCGACGTGTGCAGTGACGGGAAGACGTTCGTGTTCGACGACACTGCCGACGTCACCGTCTGGGTCTCCGGATAGAAGTCGTACATCAGCCCGGAGACGGACGACAGGTGGTTCCGCGGCCCGTATGCGATGAACAGCGTGTAGAAGATCGTCCCGATCAGGTAATTCAACAGGTACGCGATGAGGAGTTCCTTGAGGTGGCGCTGGGACGGCAACAGGAAGTAGAGGATCGGCGCGGTTACCAGCAGGAACGGGAACCCGAACATGTACATCGCCGAGAAGAACTCCAGCGTGGCCTTGGGGACGATGTCCTGGAGAACCGCCACGAACTCCCCTTCGACGGCGTATATCTCCGCGGTGATGTCCCAGTCGAGCGCGTGCGAGATCCGTTCACTATGGCCGGTCGTTGCCCGCTTTGCCAGGAAGAACAGGGCCGCCGCGCCGAGATACGGCGCGGTCTCGAGGAATCGGTGATCGAGTTCAGCCGCCGTCCGGCTGATAGCGGTCCGATCGAGGCAGGTCGCACAGGTTCCTATGAGTCCGATGCAAACGACGAGTACCGTGAGCATGACGACGAATCCAAGTGCCATCGTTAGTTTCTCCCAAGTTCGTGGTTCGACGGGTGACTTCGGTCTGTGGGACGGTAGCACGGAGGGCGGAGGGAAATAGCTACCTGAACCACGGCGCGCGCAATTGGCCGATCTGGCCCGTCGATGAGTGTCATTAGAGTATACGTTTTTTACTAAATATATATCTATTGGTGTACAGATCCGTGTCCGGATCGACTCTCACGCCGGAATGGTACGCGACGACACTCCGGGAGGACCGACAAGTGAGATTTGGTCGGTGGGACCACCAGTCGAGAGCCGTCAACGCAGAGCTAGCAGTACCGGCCAGCGTCATCAACGGAGGGTCGACAGCGTCTCGCCGGCCTCGCGTGCCGCCTCGAGACAGTCCCGGGCATACCGGGGGTCGTCGGCGGCGGCGGCCTCCGCGGCGAACTTCTCGAGCGTGCGGACGAGCGCGTCGCGTGCGGTCTCGAGGTCGCCGTCGACCGACGGCGGGGTTACTGTCGACTGCGACCTCGACCCGGCGCTCGAATCGGACGTCTCGGATCGCGGCTGACGGACCCCCTCGTCGGCTCGTCGCCGGCCGGCAGCGGTCGGTTCCCCGTTGGCGTCGGCCGCACGGCCAGCCTCGGAGTCGGCAGCGTCGACCGTGTCCGCGGTCGTCGCATCGGCCTTCGCAGGACGGTCGCGACCGTCGTCGGCCGGCTGGTCCGTCGCAGACTTCCCTGCAGCGGATTGGTCCGTCGCAGACTTCCCTGCAGCGGACTGTCCCGTAGTGGGCTGCTCCGCAGTCGACTGTTCCGTCGCGGGCTGTCCCGCCGTTGGCTGTTCGTCGGCCGGTTGCGCCTCGAGTCCCGTCCCCTCGACGGCGTCGGGATTGCCGTGACAGCTGGGGCAGAACGTGGTTCCCTCGTACTGGAAAAGCGGGTCGCCGCAGGTGCCACAGTGGGCGTTTGTCATCGTCGCGCCCTTGAGCAGTAGGTCGCTCATCCGCTGGGTCGCCTCGCGCTCTTCTTTGTCCTGCTCGTACTTCTCTCGAAGTTTCTCGCGCTCGGCTTCCTTGTCGAAGTCGCTCATATCCGTCGAGACGTTTCGAAGCGTCGAAAAAGCTGCGACAGCCGACCGTCACCGATTTGCGACGGGTTCGGTCACCGCTC is a window encoding:
- a CDS encoding phosphatase PAP2 family protein, with the translated sequence MALGFVVMLTVLVVCIGLIGTCATCLDRTAISRTAAELDHRFLETAPYLGAAALFFLAKRATTGHSERISHALDWDITAEIYAVEGEFVAVLQDIVPKATLEFFSAMYMFGFPFLLVTAPILYFLLPSQRHLKELLIAYLLNYLIGTIFYTLFIAYGPRNHLSSVSGLMYDFYPETQTVTSAVSSNTNVFPSLHTSLAVVVLVFAWRSRSEYPRWFPIASFVTACVVFSTMYLGIHWAIDVLAGIVLGVGAVWIADWIVTRAEGRPGPAPIGDESEDGITSEASD
- a CDS encoding DEAD/DEAH box helicase encodes the protein MATTDEEIASIEHPLLEPEFLERRLYQLKLAGTAANYHTLVCLPTGLGKTTVSLLVTARRLEEVGGKSLMLAPTKPLVQQHADFYREALQIPDEEIVVFTGDVSPDDRAEMWESATVVMATPQVIENDLVGSRVSLADVTHITFDECHRATGDYAYNYIAERYHADAKRPLVTGMSASPGGDEEAILEVCENLGLDEVEVMTEEDADVEEFTHDTEVEWERIDLPEEVLEIRDALNEVIKERLEKLKELGVASSTQPDQSQKDLNRMRAELQELINNDQSEGFEGMSVHAEVMKLRQAVTLVETQSVEALCRYFDRQRNQARSSGASKASQRMVSDPRVREAMRKAESFDEIHPKYSKTRMLLAETLGLEGGERVIVFTESRDTAEALTEFLCESFDAKRFVGQGDREGSDGMTQKQQQEVLDEFRAGEFEVLVSTSVAEEGLDVPEVDLVLFYEPVPTAIRSIQRKGRTGRQSEGRVVVLMAEDTRDEAYFWISRRREKEMESELRDLKGMADDLADELDDSQQSLADFEASGESEAKVDECVADPDAVGGSSSGSEGVAGQPGLQEFGPENSEASSDDDDGDDSEGEVETHEPHAEGETVAVVADQREMDANIARDLSRREEYEISLETLSVGDYVLSDRVVVERKSVADFVDSLVGGDRSVFEQVGAMARHYSRPIVVVEGEGLYEQRDVHPNAIRGALSSLAVDFGASVLRTESEDDTTELLAVIAGREQSTADREVSVHGEKGTKTLSEQQEYVVASIAEIGPVTARSLLEEFGTVEGVMIATEDELQAADGVGRVTAERIREVIGSDYTG
- a CDS encoding Sjogren's syndrome/scleroderma autoantigen 1 family protein, which encodes MSDFDKEAEREKLREKYEQDKEEREATQRMSDLLLKGATMTNAHCGTCGDPLFQYEGTTFCPSCHGNPDAVEGTGLEAQPADEQPTAGQPATEQSTAEQPTTGQSAAGKSATDQSAAGKSATDQPADDGRDRPAKADATTADTVDAADSEAGRAADANGEPTAAGRRRADEGVRQPRSETSDSSAGSRSQSTVTPPSVDGDLETARDALVRTLEKFAAEAAAADDPRYARDCLEAAREAGETLSTLR